One window of the Triticum dicoccoides isolate Atlit2015 ecotype Zavitan chromosome 3B, WEW_v2.0, whole genome shotgun sequence genome contains the following:
- the LOC119281562 gene encoding L-type lectin-domain containing receptor kinase SIT2-like, whose protein sequence is MPSKKIMFFKLIVSLSLAARSTGNGDDQFVYSGFTGSNLALDGNARITPSGLLELTNGTARVKGHAFHPNPMRFHKSPDGTVQSFSVSFVFAILSTDPDLSGHGLAFFIAPTRNFSAAFPTQYLGLFSDQNNGDPNNHIFAVELDTIQNYDLEDINSNHIGININNLHSVQSHDAGYYSNQSGIFERLALNSHKAMQVWVNYDREAIQINVTMAPINLAKPERPLLSTTFNLSTVITSPAYIGFSSSTGTVSAQHYVLGWSFGMDSLAPPIDISKLSELPRLGQKAQSMRLHILLPIGIVVFLFAVTATIFLLIRRNLRYAELCEDWEVEYGPHRFSYKDLFDATEGFKDKNLLGGGGFGKVYKGVLPISRFNIAVKKVSHDSKQGMKEFIAEIVSIGRLQHRNLVQLLGYCRRKGELLLVYDYMPNGSLDKYLYGKDGKPILDWSQRFQIIKCVSNGLLYLHEECEKIIIHRDIKASNVLIDTEISGRIGDFGLAMLYDHGSDPEATHVVGTIGYLAPELARTGKATPFTDVFSFGVFILEVTCGQKPIMKDTEESHLMLVDWVLEHWRKGSLNDAVDIKLQGVYDVGEACLALKLGLLCSHPFTNIRPTMRQVMQYLNKEMPLPELMPTHLSFCMLALMQSEGFNPYITSHSSSATSFGTMSSLSGGR, encoded by the coding sequence ATGCCTAGCAAGAAGATTATGTTCTTCAAACTGATCGTAAGCCTTAGCCTTGCTGCTCGCAGTACTGGCAATGGGGACGATCAATTTGTATACTCAGGCTTCACCGGCAGCAACCTCGCCCTTGATGGCAATGCCAGGATCACGCCGAGCGGTCTCCTCGAGCTGACCAATGGTACAGCTCGGGTTAAAGGCCATGCATTCCATCCAAACCCCATGCGCTTCCACAAATCTCCCGATGGCACGGTGCAGTCTTTCTCTGTATCGTTTGTGTTTGCCATCCTCTCCACCGACCCTGACTTGAGTGGTCATGGCCTTGCCTTCTTCATTGCACCAACCAGGAATTTCTCAGCTGCATTCCCAACCCAGTACTTGGGCCTCTTCAGTGACCAGAATAATGGTGACCCAAACAACCACATTTTTGCGGTTGAGCTTGACACTATCCAAAATTATGACTTAGAAGACATCAACAGCAACCACATCGGCATCAACATCAACAATCTTCACTCTGTGCAATCTCATGATGCTGGCTATTACAGTAATCAGAGTGGCATCTTTGAGAGGTTGGCACTCAATAGCCACAAGGCGATGCAAGTGTGGGTGAACTATGATAGAGAGGCCATACAGATCAATGTGACCATGGCCCCCATCAATCTGGCAAAACCTGAGAGGCCACTGCTTTCAACCACTTTTAATCTCTCGACAGTAATCACTAGTCCAGCATATATTGGCTTCTCATCCTCTACAGGCACAGTCAGCGCGCAGCACTATGTGCTTGGTTGGAGCTTTGGCATGGACAGCCTCGCTCCACCCATCGACATTTCCAAACTCTCTGAGCTGCCCCGTCTTGGTCAGAAGGCTCAGTCCATGAGATTACATATACTTTTACCAATAGGAATTGTGGTGTTCCTCTTTGCAGTAACTGCTACCATCTTTCTGCTCATACGGAGGAATCTAAGGTATGCTGAGCTATGTGAAGATTGGGAGGTTGAGTATGGGCCGCACCGGTTCTCGTACAAGGATTTGTTTGATGCCACAGAAGGATTTAAAGACAAGAACCTACTAGGTGGTGGAGGGTTCGGAAAGGTATACAAAGGGGTGTTGCCTATATCAAGATTCAATATCGCTGTGAAGAAGGTGTCACACGACTCAAAACAAGGAATGAAGGAATTCATTGCAGAGATTGTTAGCATAGGCCGCCTTCAACACCGCAATCTTGTCCAGTTACTGGGATATTGCCGGCGAAAAGGTGAGCTTCTTTTAGTATACGATTATATGCCAAATGGAAGCCTAGACAAATACTTATATGGCAAAGATGGAAAGCCTATTTTGGATTGGTCTCAGCGGTTTCAAATCATCAAATGTGTATCAAATGGATTACTCTACCTTCATGAGGAGTGTGAGAAAATTATCATACATCGAGACATCAAGGCAAGCAATGTGCTCATCGACACCGAGATCAGTGGGCGAATAGGTGACTTTGGTCTTGCAATGTTGTATGACCATGGTAGCGACCCAGAAGCCACACATGTTGTTGGCACCATAGGATACCTAGCTCCAGAGCTTGCACGCACTGGCAAGGCAACCCCATTTACAGATGTATTTTCCTTCGGTGTGTTCATTCTTGAGGTCACCTGTGGGCAAAAGCCCATCATGAAAGATACGGAGGAAAGCCATCTCATGCTAGTTGACTGGGTGCTTGAACATTGGCGTAAAGGTTCACTCAATGATGCAGTGGACATCAAGCTTCAAGGCGTATATGATGTTGGTGAAGCATGCTTAGCACTAAAGCTAGGATTATTGTGCTCTCACCCATTTACAAACATAAGGCCAACTATGAGGCAAGTCATGCAGTACCTCAACAAGGAAATGCCACTACCGGAGTTGATGCCAACACATTTAAGCTTCTGCATGCTTGCTTTGATGCAGAGCGAAGGTTTCAACCCTTACATCACATCACATTCTTCATCAGCAACGAGCTTTGGCACAATGTCAAGCCTTTCAGGAGGAAGATAA